The sequence AGTTTTTTTAGTGAATTTTATATCGTTATCAGAGCAGGACAAACTATAAAGCATAGTGAAATAAGAAAACAGGTTAATGACTAAAAGAAGTAATAGGGACTGCGCAGCGGTAATGATTGATGAAACGGAGTTAAAAAGATGAAAATAGATGCAAGGATTGTCAGAAAACCATCGGAAGCAGTAGTACCATTGTCTGCCGGACAGACAGCAAACGATAGAAAAGCAATTTTGGTTGTGAGCTTTGGCACTACCTATCCGGAGGCCCGGCAAGCGGCCATTGATCAGGTAACAGCAAAGATCCGGCTGGCCTTTCCGGAATATACCGTACGTCAGGCGTTTACCTCGCGACGGGTCATTGAGCGGATTAACACCAGGGAAGGTATACGGTATTTGACCGAGGAACAGGCACTGGCTGCACTGGCTGAGGAGGGTTTTCGTGAGGTAGTTGTCCAGCCGCTGCACATGGAAGCCGGTTATGAGTATGACAAAGTGCGCAGAGTCGTGGAGACTTACCGGGATAAACAGGCTTTTGAAAATCTTTATCTGGGCAGGCCGCTTCTCTATTATGCCGGTCAGGAAGGCGTAACGGATGACTATTTGGCTGCCA comes from Propionispora vibrioides and encodes:
- a CDS encoding sirohydrochlorin cobaltochelatase, with protein sequence MKIDARIVRKPSEAVVPLSAGQTANDRKAILVVSFGTTYPEARQAAIDQVTAKIRLAFPEYTVRQAFTSRRVIERINTREGIRYLTEEQALAALAEEGFREVVVQPLHMEAGYEYDKVRRVVETYRDKQAFENLYLGRPLLYYAGQEGVTDDYLAAIQAVRRTFPPIGPQEAIALLGHGGLHPANAVYAALQLKLQDAGIGQVYVFTVDGYPAVEDLIRRLAADGVRKVTLIPLLLVAGEHARRDMAGDEPDSFQSRLQDAGFEVSVCLQGVGENPAIQDIYVQHVKDAIAEKKDFS